CCGTGCCGACCGGAGCCTCGGGTCTCACCGATGTGGCTGCCGATGGCGCGGGTAATCTGTTGGCCGTTGGCGAGGCGGGTTCACTCCTCGTTTCCAGCGATGGCGGCGCGACCTTCGCGCTCGCGGCCAACTCTGGCCTCGTTTCGGAAAACCTCAACGTGGTCGCCTACTCGTCTACGGCGGGCTGGGTCGCGGGTGGTGACGATCTCGCTCAAATCAGCTATACGACGGGCGGCGGTGCGGTGCTCATGCAGGCACCTGTGCCCGGAGCTGGTGACATAACGGCGCTTGCGGTGGATGCGACCGGTGCGGTGATCACTGCCGGACAGCTCGCTGGTTTCCAGTCCATTACGTTCGCCCCGATCGACGACCAATCACTCTCCGTGGGCACCTTGACGCTCACTGCCACGGCCAGCTCCGGCCTGCCGGTCGCCTTTGAATTGGTCTCGGGCCCGGCTACCCTCGCTGGCGATCAACTCACGCTTACTTCCACGGGCACGGTCACGGTGCGTGCAGTGCAAACCGGTGATGAAACCTACGGACCGGCGGCGCCGGTCGAGCGTTCCTTTGCCGTCGTCTTGGAGGCTGCGACGGTATCGCTGTCCGATTTGAGTGCGACCTACGACGGTTCACCCAAGGCCGCTTCCGCCACCACGGACCCGGCGGGGCTGACGGTTGTCCTCACCTATGATGGCAGTAGCACGGCCCCCAGCGACGCCGGCAGCTACGCGGTTGTCGCCACGATCTCCGATGACACTTATTCTGGCTCGACGACCGGCACCCTGGTCATCGCCAAGGCTGACCAATCGATCACCTTCAGTGCGCCGGCGGATCGTGATCTTGCAGACGGAGGCTTTGTGCTGAGTGCCACTACTTCGTCTGGTCTCCCAGTGAGTTTCACGGTCGATTCGGGTCCCGCTACGCTCGCGGGCAACACCCTCACGCCCAACGACGTGGGCACGATCACGGTGACCGCCAGCCAATCCGGTGGGGTCAACTACAACGCCGCGTCGCCGGTGACGCAGAGCTTTGACGTCACGGTGGCCACTCCGGAGATCATCCTGAGCGACCTCGAGGTGCCCTATGACGGCAGCCCTAAAACGGTGACGGCTACGACTGTGCCTCCGGGTCTCACGGTAGTGATCACCTACGATGGTTCGGCTACTCCGCCCACTGCGGTGGGTTCCTACACCGTGTATGCGGAGATCGATGATATCCAATACTCGGGCAATACCACGGCCACCTTCGTGATCACCAAAGGTGCGCAAACGATCGATTTCCCGGCTCCGGCCGACATCGCCTTCACGGCTGATCCGCTGGCGCTCACCGCAACCGCGAGCTCTGGTTTGCCGGTGACCTTTGAGGTGGTGAGCGGCCCGGCGGCGGTCGTCGATGGTGCGCTCGAGTTGAGCGGTGCGGGCACGATCACCGTGCGTGCGCTCCAGGCGGGTGATGCGACCTACGCGGCGGCCTCGCCGGTCGAGCAGAGCTTCAACGTTTCGGTCAACTTCGGCTCCTGGCGCGCCGAGAACTTTAACCCGACCGAGCTGGGCGATCCGGCCGTCAGTGGCGCCGATGCGGTCTATGCTGATGACGGCATCAACAACCTGTTGAAATATGCGCTCGGCCTGCCGGTGGCCGCCAACACCGTCCTACCGACCGCGATCACGGCCGAGACCGGGGTGTTCGTTTTCACCTTCGACCATCCCGAGTCGGTGACCGATGTGACCTACGAGGTGGAGGTCTCGAGCGACCTGCAGAACTGGTCGACTGATGGCGTGAGCCTTGAATCCACCGGCACCAGCGAAGGTCGCGTGCACTGGCGTGCGACCCACGCGAGTGATGGGGTGCAACGGCTCTTCTTCCGCCTTAAAGTGACGCTTTGAAGGCGTTCGTTGCTGCTGTATTGATCCTGGCCTGAATCGAGCTAACGCTTGTTTCCGCTGGTCCTATCTGCGGGGCTACCCGCTTTCCTATTCACCGAACTGAACGCCCGAACCCGGATTCATTCCTTTTCACTCATGAAGACCACACGCACTTTGCGGATCCTTGCACTCGGCCTCACCGGCCTGCTGATGAGTGGCGCCCTTCGCGCCCAAATTGATAATTTCGACAGCCTCAACGGTTACGCCGCCGGCTTGGAAATGCGCCTGACCAACTGGCACTCCGATCTGAGCACGCTGCGCAGTCCGGCGCAGGGCTGGACGGTTTCCGTCGATGGTGAGCATTTCGAACGTGACGTCGATCCCGCCACCGACCGGCTGAAGCGCGACAACTCCGGTCAGCAATTTGCCCTCAACATCGGTTGGGGCACCACCGAATGGAACGCGGGTGTGTCCGTCGGTATGACCGACGCGAGCAGCGACTACGAAGAGATCAATTCGCCCGCGCCGGTGCCCACCACGGGCTCCGTCGATACCGAAGGCGTCTCGGGTCGCCTCTGGGTCGTGGGTAAGGTGGGAGCGGTCACCATCGATGCGGCGCTCGGCATGGCCGAGACGAGCTACGATGGTATTCGCAACAGCGACATCGGCTCATCGATGGCCGAGTTCGACGGCTCCGACACCTTTGGCTACGTCCGTGCGTCCTACGATTGGGCGGTGAGCGATTCGATCGTCATCGTGCCTTTCGCCGGTCTGGTTTGGGTCGATTCCGATGCCGATGGTTTCACCGAGCAGGGCACCTCGCCGGATCGCCGCATCGTGGGCGACTTCTCCACCAGCGAGAGCAACGCGGTCTTCGGCGCGACCATCATGGCCGCCAAGGGCAACTGGAAGCCCTACCTCACGCTGGGCTACTTCACCGAGCTTTCCTCCGACGCCGCAGTGCTGTCCGTGCAAGCGATCAACGGCTTTGACCTCGGTCAAGGTGTCGTGCCCAACGCCTCGGAGAGTCTCTTCCATGCCTCCCTCGGCGTTGATGCCGACTTGGGTGAAGGCTGGGCCCTGCGTGGCTCCGTCGACTTCTACACCGGCGGTGACGAAGAGCAGACCGGCCTCCGCCTGAGCGTCGGCCGCAGCTTCTGAAGCGGCCCGGTCTCCTTTTCACGTTCCAGACCCCCGTCGTCTTCTGACGGGGGTTTTTTGTATCCATTTGGACAGGACACTGCGGCCCGGCCCGCGCCCCAAAGAAAAGCCGCGTTCCGGGGAGGGAACGCGGCGAGAAGGATGAGAGAAAGGGAATCCTTAGTCAGACCCGGGCTCAGGCCTCGAGCTGCGGACGGTCCTTCTGCGGCCAATCAACGTGGTAGAACTTACCGCGGGGCTGGTCGACGCGCTCGTAGGTGTGGGCGCCGAAGTAGTCGCGCTGAGCCTGAAGCAGGTTGGCCGGGAGGCGGGCACTGCGGTAGCCGTCGTAGTAGGCGAGGGAGGAGGCAAAGGTCGGGGCCGGGATGCCGTGTTCGGCAGCGAGGGCGACCACCTTGCGCCAGTTTTCCTGGGCGGCCTGGATCGTCTTGTTGAAGTAGGGATCGAGGAGCAGGTTGGCCAACTTCTTGTCGCGAGCGAAGGCCTCGGTGATCTTCTGCAGGAAGCCGGCGCGGATGATGCAACCGCCCCGCCAGATCTGAGCGATTTGGCCGAAGTTGAGTTTCCAGCCATACTCGTTTTGCGCCTCGCGCATGAGCTGGAAGCCCTGGGCGTAGGAGCAGATCTTGGAGCAGTAGAGGGCGTCGTGGATGGCCTGGATAAGGGCCTTCTTGGCGCCGGTGTATTTCTTCTTCTTCGGACCCTTGAGGATCTTGGAGGCGGCGACGCGCTCGTCTTTGACGGCGGAGAGGCAGCGGGAGAAGACGGACTCGGCGATGGTCGGGGCGGCGACGCCCATGTTGAGGGCGTTCACGCTGGTCCACTTGCCGGTGCCCTTTTGGCCGGCGGTGTCGAGGACAACGTCGACGAAGGCCTTGCGGGAGGCGGGGTCCTTTTGGCCGAGGATGTCGGCGGTGATCTCGATGAGGAAGGAGTCGAGCGCGCCCTTGTTCCACTCGCCGAAGATCTCGCCCATTTCCTTCGGCTTGAGGCCGAGGATGCCCTGCATGAGGTCGTAGGCCTCACAGATCATCTGCATGTCGCCATACTCGATGCCGTTGTGGACCATCTTCACGTAGTGACCGGCACCGTTTTCGCCGATGTAGGCGGTGCAGGGCACGCCACCCTTGACGGGCTTGCCGGGCTCGGCGCCCTCGAGGGGCTTGCCGGTGTCCTTGTCGACCTTGGCGGCGATGGCCTTCCAGATCTTGGCGAGTTCCTTGAAGGCGGCCTTGTCGCCGCCGGGCATGAGGGACGGGCCGAAGCGCGCACCCTCTTCGCCCCCGGAAACGCCGGAGCCGATGAAGCGCAGACCCTTGGCCTTGAGCTCCTGCTCGCGACGGATGGTGTCGGTCCAGAGGGCGTTGCCGCCGTCGATGATGATGTCGTCCTTGTCGAGCAGCGGGATGAGGCCGTCGATCACGGCATCGGTCGCACGACCGGCCTGCACGAGGATGATGACCTTGCGCGGCTTGGCGAGGGACTTGACGAAGTCCTCCATGGTGGCCGTGCCGACGAGACCGCCCGGGGTGTCGGGATTGGCTTCAACAAACGCATCGGTCTTTGCCGTGGTGCGGTTGTAGACCGAAATCTGGAAACCGTGGTCGGCGATATTGAGGGCAAGATTTTGACCCATCACGGCGAGGCCGATGAGTCCAATGTCGGAGTGTTCTTTGGGCATACGGAAAGGGTGAACGTGCATGAATAACGCCGATGTGGCTATCGCAAAACCCGCACCGGGATTGTGAAAAGACGCAAGCAGTTGAGCGCTTCATCCAATTGATGAACGCACCCATGGCGGGAGCTAACGGGACTGGTAAAACCCCTTGGTGGGGAGGAACTGGGCCAGCACATCGACCACCGGAGTGAGGACCCGCGGTTCGTTGCGTTCGTAGATCCACTGGAAGCCGACGGTGCTGACGAACAGGAATATGAGCAGGCCGAGCACGTATTTATTCATGCGCGCGGCGTGACGCACCAGAATGAGCGCGAGGACGCCACCGGCGATGATCAGGAGCACGTTGATCCAGAAACGCTGCGGCACCGCCTGCAGCTTCTCCAACGTGGTCATGGCCATCAGTAACAACATGGTGGTTTTCCCTAAGGGATACTCCCCCGCATGGACAGGGCAATGGTGGCACTGCGGTTAGTTTGACCAATTTTTGCGCAGCCCGGCTCCGACGTTGCGCGGGTATCGGGCACGGCCCAAGTTGCCGCATTGTGAGCGACGAGCGCCCCCAGTTGAAAAAACCCAGTTTCCCGATCGCGGATCGCTTGCGCGAGTATCTGCTGCACTGGCGGCGAGAGCGGCCCTTGCCGGTGAGTTACGAGCGGTTGCGCGGGTTTGAGGAGTCCTGCCCGTTACCCGACGCCAAGGGAGAGCCGACCCTATGGGATAGCGTGATCTACAGCCGGCTGGAGATGGGTCCTCTGCACGACGACCTCAAACGCATGTATGCGCTCCTGCGCACGGATGGCGACATGTCGGTGATGCAACACCTCTACGTCGACCGCATCGACTACTGTTCGTTCGGCAACTCGGCGCCGTTTCGCATTCGCATCGTCAATGCCTACAACGACAACGCCGACTACTTTTACATCAAGCGCGGTGACGCGTCGCGCGTTTACGGCCTCGAGCTCGAGCACCTGCTCTCACCCAACCGCATGAACTACCTGACTCACGGCGGCACCTTGGTGGAGGAGCATGTGGCGGGGGTGCCGGGTGACGCCTTTACCCAGAACTGGCTCACCGGCCGGGATCTCAAACCCGTGCGCGTCGCCAAGGAGTTGGTGAAGTTCAACGAGCGCTGTTTCGTGCGCCTGCTCGGCGACATGCGCGCCTACAACTGGGTCGTCGTCATCATCCCTGATTTTGAAAACTTCCAGCTGCGCATCCGTGCGATGGATTTTGACCAACAGAGTTACGAGGGGCGCCTGAACTTCTACCGTCCGCAGTTTTTTAAAGAGAACCGAGAGCTGGCGATGTTCTGCATGAAGCACCTGCGGGTGGAGACGGCGCAGCAATATCAACGCGAAGAACACGTCGCGATCCTGCACCGCGCCGCCATCACCCAGACCAAGCTGGCTGAGCTGCTCGGAGCGATGATGGCAGACCGCATCGCGCCCGACGAACACGTGAAGCAACTGCGCGAAGGCCTCGCGGATTACTTCAAGCGCGAGGCGTATCTGCGCTGCGCCTGCATGGGCGAAATCGTGCGCGAAAACCTCGAGTCGATCCGACTCGGCGTGACTTCACCGGTGCCTGGCCCGCTGGCTTGAACGCCGGGCTCGGTGGCCTCGCGATCGCGCGTTTCAGGAGAACTTCAGCGGCAGGCGCAGGCGCACCCAGACGGCCGCACCGTCCTTCTTGGCCGGCTTGAAGACCCACTGGCTCACGGCCTTCACCGAAGCGGCATTGAAGCCGTCGACGGTGGATTTCACCACCTCGGCGGTCGAAACCTTGCCTTGATCGTCGATCACGACCTCGACCAGCACCATTCCGGTCACGCCTTGGGCTTTAAGCTCCGCCGGGAAAACCGGCGGCGGCGTGCGCAGCGGCTGCGGATTTTCATCCACTTGGGAGTGGACGACCGGGTCGCCCGCGACGGCGCACATGGCGCTGCCGACGAAGGCGAAAATCAGACTCAGGAGACGGAGGCGATTCGTATGCTTAGGCATGACGACAGCGCCTTCGGCGCAAGTCGAGGCGACTTGAGCCGATTACATGAATTAATTTCAGGTCGTGTCTAAATTGAGGAGAACTTCTGCTGGCGCTGGAGGCTTCTCCTCATCCTGGCGCTGCCCGCGCCGGCGTGCGGCCGAGCTTCACCTCAGGTCTGCGGCGTGAACTTCAAGGGCAGCTTCAAGCGCACCCAGACGGCGTGACCGTCTTTTTGGGCGGGACGAAAGCGCCAGTTTTTCACCGCTTCCAGCGAAGGAGCGTTGAAGTCGTCTTCGGTCGATTTCACGACCGCGGCGCTGTCGACCTTGCCGGTGTCGTCGACGATCAGTTCGAGCACCACCATGCCGGTGATTCCCTTGATCTGGAGCTTGCGCGGATACTCCGGCGGAGGGGTGCGCAAGGGCTGGGGAAAGACATCCACGGCGGAGTGGATCTCGGGAGCATCCGCGGCGAAGACGGAGCTCGCAATGGCGAGGCAGAGGGCGAGCAGAAGACAGGATGGTTTTGCTGGCATGTCGGCCCTGTTTTCGGCCCGATTGCCGCCGAGTTGAGGTGACGAATTGGTGGCGGGCAGGCAGGGCTTTTGGCCTGACGCGAATTTACCTCTGAAAGCCGGGCAGATGACCGCGCTCAGCCATGAAAACATTTCAGCCAGAAACTGTCCGATGTATTCAAATTAGTAATACTGAAAGGCTTTTGCGGTTGCCGTGTGCCGCCGACTTGAACTCAAGCGAGTGGAGGAGAGGCGTCCGCAAAATCGCCGCGGGTGGCGCAGTTGATCCAGGTGGTGGCGCCGCTGGAGTAGTGTTCCTTTTTCCAAATCGGCACGCGGGCTTTGAGCTCGTCGATGATGTAGCGGCAGGCGTCGAAGGCGGGTCCGCGATGCGCGGCGGCGACGCCCACCCACACGGCCATGTCGCCGATCTGCAGGTGGCCGACGCGGTGCACGGCCTCGGCCGCGAGGAGGTCGAATTTTTCGAGGGCTTCGGCGAGCACGCGTTCACCTTCGCGTTCGGCGAGTTCGGCGAAGGCCTCGTATTCCAGCGAGTCAACGGGCTGGCCCTCGTTGTGATTGCGCACGCGACCCTCGAAGGTCGCGCAGGCCCCGGCCCGCGGATGGTCGAGGGCCGTGGCGAGCGGGGCCGGATCGATGGGTTGGTCGCTGATTTTAAAAGCCATGCTGAGGCCAAGGTTGAACGGAGGCCGGTCTAGTTGTCGACGGCCGGTGCTTCGTAAACCTCGACCATGGCCTCTCCGCTCTGTTGTTGGGCCGAGGTAATCTGCGCGGTGTAAACCCCGGGCGGGAGGTGAACCAGCAGACAGGCATCGTTGCTGTCCTCGGCCAGCGCGAATGCGCCCACTTGGGCACTCACGCCGGGTAGCTGGGAGGCGTTGGGGGCGTCGGTCCAACGACTGTTTTGCAGCAACACCTGCTCGCCTTCGAAGAGTCTGAGCACCGGATCGGGCAGCGGGTTGGCGACGTTGAAGGTGCCCAGAGTGGGGCCGATGCCGCGGATGAGCAGTCGTTTGGGTTGCGGGCCCGAGACCACAAATCCGAGCACCACCGCGCCTTCGCCGGAGCCCGAGACCTGACCTCGGGCAGAGAGGTTGGTGAGCCGGGCGGCGTAGCCCACCGGAGCCTGGCGATCGTAGATTTCGATCAGCGTGACGCCCGGCTCGCCGGAGGCGTCGCTGACATGCATGGTCACCGGACCGGCATACGCTTGGTAGAGGAGCGCGGCGTCGGTGCTGTTTTCATCGAGGGGAAAGGCGCCGACCTGGCTCGCGGTCAGATTGAGTCCGTTGGCGTCGCTGCCCTGCGACCAGTTGTTGTTTTCCAAAAACGGGTAGCCATTGGCGTAGAGCTGCAGGCGAGGGTCGGGCAGGTAACCGGC
This portion of the Actomonas aquatica genome encodes:
- a CDS encoding autotransporter outer membrane beta-barrel domain-containing protein, producing the protein MKTTRTLRILALGLTGLLMSGALRAQIDNFDSLNGYAAGLEMRLTNWHSDLSTLRSPAQGWTVSVDGEHFERDVDPATDRLKRDNSGQQFALNIGWGTTEWNAGVSVGMTDASSDYEEINSPAPVPTTGSVDTEGVSGRLWVVGKVGAVTIDAALGMAETSYDGIRNSDIGSSMAEFDGSDTFGYVRASYDWAVSDSIVIVPFAGLVWVDSDADGFTEQGTSPDRRIVGDFSTSESNAVFGATIMAAKGNWKPYLTLGYFTELSSDAAVLSVQAINGFDLGQGVVPNASESLFHASLGVDADLGEGWALRGSVDFYTGGDEEQTGLRLSVGRSF
- a CDS encoding MBG domain-containing protein; its protein translation is MSALTFAKVITGAVGLSLGAGTLLHAQVVEENLAALAQADSALVAIASPSGDLVQSTDGGANFSVTRTATATGLINLNASGDTVIAVGDAGFIVRSTDGGSTWAGASSPAFTGELRDVVSDGTRWVAVGTANFNTAVFYSNNAGSSWSTASVPAISGVLHGVTHDAGTGLWTAVGTDGIFSARILSSSDGMTWTSVTVPTGASGLTDVAADGAGNLLAVGEAGSLLVSSDGGATFALAANSGLVSENLNVVAYSSTAGWVAGGDDLAQISYTTGGGAVLMQAPVPGAGDITALAVDATGAVITAGQLAGFQSITFAPIDDQSLSVGTLTLTATASSGLPVAFELVSGPATLAGDQLTLTSTGTVTVRAVQTGDETYGPAAPVERSFAVVLEAATVSLSDLSATYDGSPKAASATTDPAGLTVVLTYDGSSTAPSDAGSYAVVATISDDTYSGSTTGTLVIAKADQSITFSAPADRDLADGGFVLSATTSSGLPVSFTVDSGPATLAGNTLTPNDVGTITVTASQSGGVNYNAASPVTQSFDVTVATPEIILSDLEVPYDGSPKTVTATTVPPGLTVVITYDGSATPPTAVGSYTVYAEIDDIQYSGNTTATFVITKGAQTIDFPAPADIAFTADPLALTATASSGLPVTFEVVSGPAAVVDGALELSGAGTITVRALQAGDATYAAASPVEQSFNVSVNFGSWRAENFNPTELGDPAVSGADAVYADDGINNLLKYALGLPVAANTVLPTAITAETGVFVFTFDHPESVTDVTYEVEVSSDLQNWSTDGVSLESTGTSEGRVHWRATHASDGVQRLFFRLKVTL
- a CDS encoding energy transducer TonB; its protein translation is MPAKPSCLLLALCLAIASSVFAADAPEIHSAVDVFPQPLRTPPPEYPRKLQIKGITGMVVLELIVDDTGKVDSAAVVKSTEDDFNAPSLEAVKNWRFRPAQKDGHAVWVRLKLPLKFTPQT
- a CDS encoding energy transducer TonB, which produces MPKHTNRLRLLSLIFAFVGSAMCAVAGDPVVHSQVDENPQPLRTPPPVFPAELKAQGVTGMVLVEVVIDDQGKVSTAEVVKSTVDGFNAASVKAVSQWVFKPAKKDGAAVWVRLRLPLKFS
- a CDS encoding molybdenum cofactor biosynthesis protein MoaE; its protein translation is MAFKISDQPIDPAPLATALDHPRAGACATFEGRVRNHNEGQPVDSLEYEAFAELAEREGERVLAEALEKFDLLAAEAVHRVGHLQIGDMAVWVGVAAAHRGPAFDACRYIIDELKARVPIWKKEHYSSGATTWINCATRGDFADASPPLA
- the gndA gene encoding NADP-dependent phosphogluconate dehydrogenase, translated to MPKEHSDIGLIGLAVMGQNLALNIADHGFQISVYNRTTAKTDAFVEANPDTPGGLVGTATMEDFVKSLAKPRKVIILVQAGRATDAVIDGLIPLLDKDDIIIDGGNALWTDTIRREQELKAKGLRFIGSGVSGGEEGARFGPSLMPGGDKAAFKELAKIWKAIAAKVDKDTGKPLEGAEPGKPVKGGVPCTAYIGENGAGHYVKMVHNGIEYGDMQMICEAYDLMQGILGLKPKEMGEIFGEWNKGALDSFLIEITADILGQKDPASRKAFVDVVLDTAGQKGTGKWTSVNALNMGVAAPTIAESVFSRCLSAVKDERVAASKILKGPKKKKYTGAKKALIQAIHDALYCSKICSYAQGFQLMREAQNEYGWKLNFGQIAQIWRGGCIIRAGFLQKITEAFARDKKLANLLLDPYFNKTIQAAQENWRKVVALAAEHGIPAPTFASSLAYYDGYRSARLPANLLQAQRDYFGAHTYERVDQPRGKFYHVDWPQKDRPQLEA